A stretch of Pelecanus crispus isolate bPelCri1 chromosome 3, bPelCri1.pri, whole genome shotgun sequence DNA encodes these proteins:
- the RRM2 gene encoding ribonucleoside-diphosphate reductase subunit M2 isoform X3 produces MLSARAPLAARRDQPRLSPVKRLSLSDKENTPPALSSARVLASKAARKIFQEGDGKPVPRGAEEEEEEPLLRENPRRFVVFPIQYHDIWQMYKKAEASFWTAEEVDLSKDIQHWESLKPEEKYFISHILAFFAASDGIVNENLVERFSQEVQITEARCFYGFQIAMENIHSEMYSLLIDTYIKDSREREFLFNAIETLPCVKKKADWAMRWIGDKKATYGERVVAFAAVEGIFFSGSFASIFWLKKRGLMPGLTFSNELISRDEGLHCDFACLMFKHLIHKPSEERVKEIIVNAVLIEQEFLTEALPVKLIGMNCTLMKQYIEFVADRLMLELGFNKIYKAENPFDFMENISLEGKTNFFEKRVGEYQRMGVMSKPTDNSFTLDAEF; encoded by the exons atGCTGtccgcccgcgccccgctcgCCGCCCGCCGCGACCAGCCCCGCCTGTCGCCCGTCAAGCGCCTGTCGCTGAGCGACAAGGAGAACACG ccccccgccctcAGCAGCGCCCGCGTCCTGGCCAGCAAGGCGGCCCGCAAGATCTTCCAGGAGGGCGACGGGAAGCCG GTGCCGCGGGgcgccgaggaggaggaggaggagccgcTGCTGCGGGAGAACCCGCGCCGCTTCGTCGTCTTCCCCATCCAGTACCACGACATCTGGCAGATGTACAAGAAGGCCGAGGCCTCCTTCTGGACGGCGGAGGAG GTGGACCTCTCCAAAGACATCCAGCACTGGGAGTCCCTGAAGCCCGAGGAGAAGTACTTCATTTCTCACATCCTCGCCTTCTTTGCTGCCAGCGATGGCATCGTCAACGAGAACTTG GTGGAGCGGTTCAGTCAAGAAGTACAAATCACAGAGGCTCGTTGTTTCTATGGCTTCCAGATTGCCATGGAAAATATACATTCGGAAATGTACAGTCTTCTTATTGACACCTACATTAAAGATTCTAGAGAGAG ggaatttctttttaatgctattGAAACACTACCATGTGTTAAAAAGAAGGCTGACTGGGCCATGCGCTGGATTGGGGACAAGAAAGCAACATATG GAGAACGTGTAGTAGCTTTTGCAGCAGTGGAAGGAATCTTCTTTTCTGGCTCTTTTGCATCAATTTTTTGGCTGAAGAAAAGAGGATTAATGCCTGGACTCACTTTTTCTAACGAACTAATCAGTAGAGATGAG GGCTTGCATTGTGATTTTGCCTGCCTCATGTTCAAGCACTTGATACACAAACCGTCAGAGGAGAGAGTAAAGGAAATCATCGTGAATGCTGTTCTCATAGAACAG GAATTCTTGACGGAGGCACTGCCTGTAAAGCTGATTGGCATGAACTGCACTTTAATGAAACAGTACATAGAGTTTGTAGCAGACCGGCTTATGTTGGAACTGGGATTTAACAAG ATATACAAAGCAGAGAATCCTTTTGACTTCATGGAAAACATCTCTCTGGAAGGCAAGACCAATTTCTTTGAGAAGCGAGTAGGTGAATATCAGAGGATGGGAGTCATGTCAAAGCCCACAGACAACTCTTTCACCCTGGAtgcagaattttaa
- the RRM2 gene encoding ribonucleoside-diphosphate reductase subunit M2 isoform X6 — protein sequence MLSARAPLAARRDQPRLSPVKRLSLSDKENTPPALSSARVLASKAARKIFQEGDGKPLPAKARRRPAAEEEPLLRENPRRFVVFPIQYHDIWQMYKKAEASFWTAEEVDLSKDIQHWESLKPEEKYFISHILAFFAASDGIVNENLVERFSQEVQITEARCFYGFQIAMENIHSEMYSLLIDTYIKDSREREFLFNAIETLPCVKKKADWAMRWIGDKKATYGERVVAFAAVEGIFFSGSFASIFWLKKRGLMPGLTFSNELISRDEGLHCDFACLMFKHLIHKPSEERVKEIIVNAVLIEQEFLTEALPVKLIGMNCTLMKQYIEFVADRLMLELGFNKIYKAENPFDFMENISLEGKTNFFEKRVGEYQRMGVMSKPTDNSFTLDAEF from the exons atGCTGtccgcccgcgccccgctcgCCGCCCGCCGCGACCAGCCCCGCCTGTCGCCCGTCAAGCGCCTGTCGCTGAGCGACAAGGAGAACACG ccccccgccctcAGCAGCGCCCGCGTCCTGGCCAGCAAGGCGGCCCGCAAGATCTTCCAGGAGGGCGACGGGAAGCCG CTTCCCGCCAAGGCccggcgccgccccgccgctgaG gaggagccgcTGCTGCGGGAGAACCCGCGCCGCTTCGTCGTCTTCCCCATCCAGTACCACGACATCTGGCAGATGTACAAGAAGGCCGAGGCCTCCTTCTGGACGGCGGAGGAG GTGGACCTCTCCAAAGACATCCAGCACTGGGAGTCCCTGAAGCCCGAGGAGAAGTACTTCATTTCTCACATCCTCGCCTTCTTTGCTGCCAGCGATGGCATCGTCAACGAGAACTTG GTGGAGCGGTTCAGTCAAGAAGTACAAATCACAGAGGCTCGTTGTTTCTATGGCTTCCAGATTGCCATGGAAAATATACATTCGGAAATGTACAGTCTTCTTATTGACACCTACATTAAAGATTCTAGAGAGAG ggaatttctttttaatgctattGAAACACTACCATGTGTTAAAAAGAAGGCTGACTGGGCCATGCGCTGGATTGGGGACAAGAAAGCAACATATG GAGAACGTGTAGTAGCTTTTGCAGCAGTGGAAGGAATCTTCTTTTCTGGCTCTTTTGCATCAATTTTTTGGCTGAAGAAAAGAGGATTAATGCCTGGACTCACTTTTTCTAACGAACTAATCAGTAGAGATGAG GGCTTGCATTGTGATTTTGCCTGCCTCATGTTCAAGCACTTGATACACAAACCGTCAGAGGAGAGAGTAAAGGAAATCATCGTGAATGCTGTTCTCATAGAACAG GAATTCTTGACGGAGGCACTGCCTGTAAAGCTGATTGGCATGAACTGCACTTTAATGAAACAGTACATAGAGTTTGTAGCAGACCGGCTTATGTTGGAACTGGGATTTAACAAG ATATACAAAGCAGAGAATCCTTTTGACTTCATGGAAAACATCTCTCTGGAAGGCAAGACCAATTTCTTTGAGAAGCGAGTAGGTGAATATCAGAGGATGGGAGTCATGTCAAAGCCCACAGACAACTCTTTCACCCTGGAtgcagaattttaa
- the RRM2 gene encoding ribonucleoside-diphosphate reductase subunit M2 isoform X1, translating into MLSARAPLAARRDQPRLSPVKRLSLSDKENTPPALSSARVLASKAARKIFQEGDGKPVSEPGPSRSPPLQVPRGAEEEEEEPLLRENPRRFVVFPIQYHDIWQMYKKAEASFWTAEEVDLSKDIQHWESLKPEEKYFISHILAFFAASDGIVNENLVERFSQEVQITEARCFYGFQIAMENIHSEMYSLLIDTYIKDSREREFLFNAIETLPCVKKKADWAMRWIGDKKATYGERVVAFAAVEGIFFSGSFASIFWLKKRGLMPGLTFSNELISRDEGLHCDFACLMFKHLIHKPSEERVKEIIVNAVLIEQEFLTEALPVKLIGMNCTLMKQYIEFVADRLMLELGFNKIYKAENPFDFMENISLEGKTNFFEKRVGEYQRMGVMSKPTDNSFTLDAEF; encoded by the exons atGCTGtccgcccgcgccccgctcgCCGCCCGCCGCGACCAGCCCCGCCTGTCGCCCGTCAAGCGCCTGTCGCTGAGCGACAAGGAGAACACG ccccccgccctcAGCAGCGCCCGCGTCCTGGCCAGCAAGGCGGCCCGCAAGATCTTCCAGGAGGGCGACGGGAAGCCGGTGA GCGAGCCGGgccccagccgctccccgccgctccaGGTGCCGCGGGgcgccgaggaggaggaggaggagccgcTGCTGCGGGAGAACCCGCGCCGCTTCGTCGTCTTCCCCATCCAGTACCACGACATCTGGCAGATGTACAAGAAGGCCGAGGCCTCCTTCTGGACGGCGGAGGAG GTGGACCTCTCCAAAGACATCCAGCACTGGGAGTCCCTGAAGCCCGAGGAGAAGTACTTCATTTCTCACATCCTCGCCTTCTTTGCTGCCAGCGATGGCATCGTCAACGAGAACTTG GTGGAGCGGTTCAGTCAAGAAGTACAAATCACAGAGGCTCGTTGTTTCTATGGCTTCCAGATTGCCATGGAAAATATACATTCGGAAATGTACAGTCTTCTTATTGACACCTACATTAAAGATTCTAGAGAGAG ggaatttctttttaatgctattGAAACACTACCATGTGTTAAAAAGAAGGCTGACTGGGCCATGCGCTGGATTGGGGACAAGAAAGCAACATATG GAGAACGTGTAGTAGCTTTTGCAGCAGTGGAAGGAATCTTCTTTTCTGGCTCTTTTGCATCAATTTTTTGGCTGAAGAAAAGAGGATTAATGCCTGGACTCACTTTTTCTAACGAACTAATCAGTAGAGATGAG GGCTTGCATTGTGATTTTGCCTGCCTCATGTTCAAGCACTTGATACACAAACCGTCAGAGGAGAGAGTAAAGGAAATCATCGTGAATGCTGTTCTCATAGAACAG GAATTCTTGACGGAGGCACTGCCTGTAAAGCTGATTGGCATGAACTGCACTTTAATGAAACAGTACATAGAGTTTGTAGCAGACCGGCTTATGTTGGAACTGGGATTTAACAAG ATATACAAAGCAGAGAATCCTTTTGACTTCATGGAAAACATCTCTCTGGAAGGCAAGACCAATTTCTTTGAGAAGCGAGTAGGTGAATATCAGAGGATGGGAGTCATGTCAAAGCCCACAGACAACTCTTTCACCCTGGAtgcagaattttaa
- the RRM2 gene encoding ribonucleoside-diphosphate reductase subunit M2 isoform X5 yields the protein MLSARAPLAARRDQPRLSPVKRLSLSDKENTPPALSSARVLASKAARKIFQEGDGKPVKVPSPRSPRREEEPLLRENPRRFVVFPIQYHDIWQMYKKAEASFWTAEEVDLSKDIQHWESLKPEEKYFISHILAFFAASDGIVNENLVERFSQEVQITEARCFYGFQIAMENIHSEMYSLLIDTYIKDSREREFLFNAIETLPCVKKKADWAMRWIGDKKATYGERVVAFAAVEGIFFSGSFASIFWLKKRGLMPGLTFSNELISRDEGLHCDFACLMFKHLIHKPSEERVKEIIVNAVLIEQEFLTEALPVKLIGMNCTLMKQYIEFVADRLMLELGFNKIYKAENPFDFMENISLEGKTNFFEKRVGEYQRMGVMSKPTDNSFTLDAEF from the exons atGCTGtccgcccgcgccccgctcgCCGCCCGCCGCGACCAGCCCCGCCTGTCGCCCGTCAAGCGCCTGTCGCTGAGCGACAAGGAGAACACG ccccccgccctcAGCAGCGCCCGCGTCCTGGCCAGCAAGGCGGCCCGCAAGATCTTCCAGGAGGGCGACGGGAAGCCGGTGA AGGTGCCCTCTCCTCGCTCCCCCCGCCGG gaggaggagccgcTGCTGCGGGAGAACCCGCGCCGCTTCGTCGTCTTCCCCATCCAGTACCACGACATCTGGCAGATGTACAAGAAGGCCGAGGCCTCCTTCTGGACGGCGGAGGAG GTGGACCTCTCCAAAGACATCCAGCACTGGGAGTCCCTGAAGCCCGAGGAGAAGTACTTCATTTCTCACATCCTCGCCTTCTTTGCTGCCAGCGATGGCATCGTCAACGAGAACTTG GTGGAGCGGTTCAGTCAAGAAGTACAAATCACAGAGGCTCGTTGTTTCTATGGCTTCCAGATTGCCATGGAAAATATACATTCGGAAATGTACAGTCTTCTTATTGACACCTACATTAAAGATTCTAGAGAGAG ggaatttctttttaatgctattGAAACACTACCATGTGTTAAAAAGAAGGCTGACTGGGCCATGCGCTGGATTGGGGACAAGAAAGCAACATATG GAGAACGTGTAGTAGCTTTTGCAGCAGTGGAAGGAATCTTCTTTTCTGGCTCTTTTGCATCAATTTTTTGGCTGAAGAAAAGAGGATTAATGCCTGGACTCACTTTTTCTAACGAACTAATCAGTAGAGATGAG GGCTTGCATTGTGATTTTGCCTGCCTCATGTTCAAGCACTTGATACACAAACCGTCAGAGGAGAGAGTAAAGGAAATCATCGTGAATGCTGTTCTCATAGAACAG GAATTCTTGACGGAGGCACTGCCTGTAAAGCTGATTGGCATGAACTGCACTTTAATGAAACAGTACATAGAGTTTGTAGCAGACCGGCTTATGTTGGAACTGGGATTTAACAAG ATATACAAAGCAGAGAATCCTTTTGACTTCATGGAAAACATCTCTCTGGAAGGCAAGACCAATTTCTTTGAGAAGCGAGTAGGTGAATATCAGAGGATGGGAGTCATGTCAAAGCCCACAGACAACTCTTTCACCCTGGAtgcagaattttaa
- the RRM2 gene encoding ribonucleoside-diphosphate reductase subunit M2 isoform X7: protein MLSARAPLAARRDQPRLSPVKRLSLSDKENTPPALSSARVLASKAARKIFQEGDGKPVPSPRSPRREEEPLLRENPRRFVVFPIQYHDIWQMYKKAEASFWTAEEVDLSKDIQHWESLKPEEKYFISHILAFFAASDGIVNENLVERFSQEVQITEARCFYGFQIAMENIHSEMYSLLIDTYIKDSREREFLFNAIETLPCVKKKADWAMRWIGDKKATYGERVVAFAAVEGIFFSGSFASIFWLKKRGLMPGLTFSNELISRDEGLHCDFACLMFKHLIHKPSEERVKEIIVNAVLIEQEFLTEALPVKLIGMNCTLMKQYIEFVADRLMLELGFNKIYKAENPFDFMENISLEGKTNFFEKRVGEYQRMGVMSKPTDNSFTLDAEF from the exons atGCTGtccgcccgcgccccgctcgCCGCCCGCCGCGACCAGCCCCGCCTGTCGCCCGTCAAGCGCCTGTCGCTGAGCGACAAGGAGAACACG ccccccgccctcAGCAGCGCCCGCGTCCTGGCCAGCAAGGCGGCCCGCAAGATCTTCCAGGAGGGCGACGGGAAGCCG GTGCCCTCTCCTCGCTCCCCCCGCCGG gaggaggagccgcTGCTGCGGGAGAACCCGCGCCGCTTCGTCGTCTTCCCCATCCAGTACCACGACATCTGGCAGATGTACAAGAAGGCCGAGGCCTCCTTCTGGACGGCGGAGGAG GTGGACCTCTCCAAAGACATCCAGCACTGGGAGTCCCTGAAGCCCGAGGAGAAGTACTTCATTTCTCACATCCTCGCCTTCTTTGCTGCCAGCGATGGCATCGTCAACGAGAACTTG GTGGAGCGGTTCAGTCAAGAAGTACAAATCACAGAGGCTCGTTGTTTCTATGGCTTCCAGATTGCCATGGAAAATATACATTCGGAAATGTACAGTCTTCTTATTGACACCTACATTAAAGATTCTAGAGAGAG ggaatttctttttaatgctattGAAACACTACCATGTGTTAAAAAGAAGGCTGACTGGGCCATGCGCTGGATTGGGGACAAGAAAGCAACATATG GAGAACGTGTAGTAGCTTTTGCAGCAGTGGAAGGAATCTTCTTTTCTGGCTCTTTTGCATCAATTTTTTGGCTGAAGAAAAGAGGATTAATGCCTGGACTCACTTTTTCTAACGAACTAATCAGTAGAGATGAG GGCTTGCATTGTGATTTTGCCTGCCTCATGTTCAAGCACTTGATACACAAACCGTCAGAGGAGAGAGTAAAGGAAATCATCGTGAATGCTGTTCTCATAGAACAG GAATTCTTGACGGAGGCACTGCCTGTAAAGCTGATTGGCATGAACTGCACTTTAATGAAACAGTACATAGAGTTTGTAGCAGACCGGCTTATGTTGGAACTGGGATTTAACAAG ATATACAAAGCAGAGAATCCTTTTGACTTCATGGAAAACATCTCTCTGGAAGGCAAGACCAATTTCTTTGAGAAGCGAGTAGGTGAATATCAGAGGATGGGAGTCATGTCAAAGCCCACAGACAACTCTTTCACCCTGGAtgcagaattttaa
- the RRM2 gene encoding ribonucleoside-diphosphate reductase subunit M2 isoform X2 translates to MLSARAPLAARRDQPRLSPVKRLSLSDKENTPPALSSARVLASKAARKIFQEGDGKPVSAEQPGHREEEEEPLLRENPRRFVVFPIQYHDIWQMYKKAEASFWTAEEVDLSKDIQHWESLKPEEKYFISHILAFFAASDGIVNENLVERFSQEVQITEARCFYGFQIAMENIHSEMYSLLIDTYIKDSREREFLFNAIETLPCVKKKADWAMRWIGDKKATYGERVVAFAAVEGIFFSGSFASIFWLKKRGLMPGLTFSNELISRDEGLHCDFACLMFKHLIHKPSEERVKEIIVNAVLIEQEFLTEALPVKLIGMNCTLMKQYIEFVADRLMLELGFNKIYKAENPFDFMENISLEGKTNFFEKRVGEYQRMGVMSKPTDNSFTLDAEF, encoded by the exons atGCTGtccgcccgcgccccgctcgCCGCCCGCCGCGACCAGCCCCGCCTGTCGCCCGTCAAGCGCCTGTCGCTGAGCGACAAGGAGAACACG ccccccgccctcAGCAGCGCCCGCGTCCTGGCCAGCAAGGCGGCCCGCAAGATCTTCCAGGAGGGCGACGGGAAGCCGGTGAGTGCGGAACAGCCCGGGCACCGC gaggaggaggaggagccgcTGCTGCGGGAGAACCCGCGCCGCTTCGTCGTCTTCCCCATCCAGTACCACGACATCTGGCAGATGTACAAGAAGGCCGAGGCCTCCTTCTGGACGGCGGAGGAG GTGGACCTCTCCAAAGACATCCAGCACTGGGAGTCCCTGAAGCCCGAGGAGAAGTACTTCATTTCTCACATCCTCGCCTTCTTTGCTGCCAGCGATGGCATCGTCAACGAGAACTTG GTGGAGCGGTTCAGTCAAGAAGTACAAATCACAGAGGCTCGTTGTTTCTATGGCTTCCAGATTGCCATGGAAAATATACATTCGGAAATGTACAGTCTTCTTATTGACACCTACATTAAAGATTCTAGAGAGAG ggaatttctttttaatgctattGAAACACTACCATGTGTTAAAAAGAAGGCTGACTGGGCCATGCGCTGGATTGGGGACAAGAAAGCAACATATG GAGAACGTGTAGTAGCTTTTGCAGCAGTGGAAGGAATCTTCTTTTCTGGCTCTTTTGCATCAATTTTTTGGCTGAAGAAAAGAGGATTAATGCCTGGACTCACTTTTTCTAACGAACTAATCAGTAGAGATGAG GGCTTGCATTGTGATTTTGCCTGCCTCATGTTCAAGCACTTGATACACAAACCGTCAGAGGAGAGAGTAAAGGAAATCATCGTGAATGCTGTTCTCATAGAACAG GAATTCTTGACGGAGGCACTGCCTGTAAAGCTGATTGGCATGAACTGCACTTTAATGAAACAGTACATAGAGTTTGTAGCAGACCGGCTTATGTTGGAACTGGGATTTAACAAG ATATACAAAGCAGAGAATCCTTTTGACTTCATGGAAAACATCTCTCTGGAAGGCAAGACCAATTTCTTTGAGAAGCGAGTAGGTGAATATCAGAGGATGGGAGTCATGTCAAAGCCCACAGACAACTCTTTCACCCTGGAtgcagaattttaa
- the RRM2 gene encoding ribonucleoside-diphosphate reductase subunit M2 isoform X4, with translation MLSARAPLAARRDQPRLSPVKRLSLSDKENTPPALSSARVLASKAARKIFQEGDGKPVSAEQPGHREEPLLRENPRRFVVFPIQYHDIWQMYKKAEASFWTAEEVDLSKDIQHWESLKPEEKYFISHILAFFAASDGIVNENLVERFSQEVQITEARCFYGFQIAMENIHSEMYSLLIDTYIKDSREREFLFNAIETLPCVKKKADWAMRWIGDKKATYGERVVAFAAVEGIFFSGSFASIFWLKKRGLMPGLTFSNELISRDEGLHCDFACLMFKHLIHKPSEERVKEIIVNAVLIEQEFLTEALPVKLIGMNCTLMKQYIEFVADRLMLELGFNKIYKAENPFDFMENISLEGKTNFFEKRVGEYQRMGVMSKPTDNSFTLDAEF, from the exons atGCTGtccgcccgcgccccgctcgCCGCCCGCCGCGACCAGCCCCGCCTGTCGCCCGTCAAGCGCCTGTCGCTGAGCGACAAGGAGAACACG ccccccgccctcAGCAGCGCCCGCGTCCTGGCCAGCAAGGCGGCCCGCAAGATCTTCCAGGAGGGCGACGGGAAGCCGGTGAGTGCGGAACAGCCCGGGCACCGC gaggagccgcTGCTGCGGGAGAACCCGCGCCGCTTCGTCGTCTTCCCCATCCAGTACCACGACATCTGGCAGATGTACAAGAAGGCCGAGGCCTCCTTCTGGACGGCGGAGGAG GTGGACCTCTCCAAAGACATCCAGCACTGGGAGTCCCTGAAGCCCGAGGAGAAGTACTTCATTTCTCACATCCTCGCCTTCTTTGCTGCCAGCGATGGCATCGTCAACGAGAACTTG GTGGAGCGGTTCAGTCAAGAAGTACAAATCACAGAGGCTCGTTGTTTCTATGGCTTCCAGATTGCCATGGAAAATATACATTCGGAAATGTACAGTCTTCTTATTGACACCTACATTAAAGATTCTAGAGAGAG ggaatttctttttaatgctattGAAACACTACCATGTGTTAAAAAGAAGGCTGACTGGGCCATGCGCTGGATTGGGGACAAGAAAGCAACATATG GAGAACGTGTAGTAGCTTTTGCAGCAGTGGAAGGAATCTTCTTTTCTGGCTCTTTTGCATCAATTTTTTGGCTGAAGAAAAGAGGATTAATGCCTGGACTCACTTTTTCTAACGAACTAATCAGTAGAGATGAG GGCTTGCATTGTGATTTTGCCTGCCTCATGTTCAAGCACTTGATACACAAACCGTCAGAGGAGAGAGTAAAGGAAATCATCGTGAATGCTGTTCTCATAGAACAG GAATTCTTGACGGAGGCACTGCCTGTAAAGCTGATTGGCATGAACTGCACTTTAATGAAACAGTACATAGAGTTTGTAGCAGACCGGCTTATGTTGGAACTGGGATTTAACAAG ATATACAAAGCAGAGAATCCTTTTGACTTCATGGAAAACATCTCTCTGGAAGGCAAGACCAATTTCTTTGAGAAGCGAGTAGGTGAATATCAGAGGATGGGAGTCATGTCAAAGCCCACAGACAACTCTTTCACCCTGGAtgcagaattttaa